The following proteins come from a genomic window of Bradyrhizobium paxllaeri:
- a CDS encoding carbamoyltransferase C-terminal domain-containing protein has translation MKPNVRIGPRHPRLAAGGFRFARWLAAKTMGAAGFHQLGSEFADARIAHVRGKLARGETVYLAGIGAPGTHNSGLALVEVTQAHGPRLIVNNEEERFSGNKHTTEYPKLSIDAVVATLRAMGRDIGDIDAWLTSWDYPTLAGTLARSVLEELPQSIKLVRTTEAAGFDGRRLDQMTRTPKILARQLGLAERVPLICLPHHDNHAWFSYAASPFADDDKPTAIAVLDGTGDQGSISLYVVERGAMRRLYCNDSMFDSLGAFYSVISSTQGGWTWLSCEGRYMGAAAWGDMDRASNPYYARLRDVLHFGANGKVQLNRALANWYCDPFDHPYKQALTEILGEPLRPDQLWNPDAVLRVEDIHHRPDTKDRLDKAAATQLVFEDAMIHVVDHLLRATAADRLVLTGGVALNAVGNMRLLEHFSEAWFAEAQQRNARLRLWVPPVPGDPGVTIGAAWLFAHLAGAPRGAPMTHAFYCGTPPSRDDIAGALEADDVASQQIGDISTPEGREAIADLMAFMVAQNGVIALYQGAAETGPRALGHRSILANPCDPKARERLNERVKYREAIRPLAPMATLEAAQEYFELLPGASDADYNAYNYMVLTAHSKPHAREKIPAVIHADGTGRIQIVRDEDDPLTYAYLKALGRHIGVELSVNTSFNVAGPIAQTPQQAIDTLRRSKGLDVVIMVAGDGTVHAAWHGGTRDSGRFRNWLADWKTSASSQPAR, from the coding sequence CCGGCACGCATAATTCAGGGCTGGCGCTGGTCGAGGTGACGCAGGCGCACGGACCGCGACTGATCGTCAACAACGAGGAAGAGCGCTTCTCCGGCAACAAGCACACGACAGAATATCCAAAGCTGTCGATCGACGCCGTTGTGGCGACGCTGCGGGCCATGGGCCGCGACATCGGCGATATCGATGCCTGGCTCACGAGCTGGGATTATCCGACGCTCGCCGGCACGCTGGCGCGCTCGGTGCTCGAGGAACTGCCTCAGAGCATAAAACTCGTGCGCACCACCGAGGCCGCCGGCTTCGACGGCCGCCGCCTCGACCAGATGACGCGGACGCCAAAGATCCTTGCCCGCCAGCTCGGGCTTGCCGAGCGCGTGCCGCTGATCTGCCTGCCGCATCACGACAACCATGCCTGGTTCTCCTACGCCGCCTCGCCGTTCGCCGACGACGATAAGCCGACCGCGATCGCGGTGCTCGACGGCACCGGCGATCAGGGCTCGATCTCGCTTTACGTCGTCGAGCGTGGCGCGATGCGCCGGCTCTATTGCAACGACAGCATGTTCGATTCACTCGGCGCATTCTACAGCGTCATCTCGTCGACGCAGGGCGGCTGGACCTGGCTGTCCTGCGAGGGGCGCTATATGGGCGCTGCCGCCTGGGGCGACATGGACCGCGCCAGCAATCCGTATTACGCGCGCTTGCGCGATGTTCTGCATTTCGGTGCGAACGGCAAGGTCCAACTCAATCGCGCGCTGGCGAACTGGTACTGCGACCCCTTCGACCACCCGTACAAGCAAGCCCTCACCGAGATCCTCGGCGAGCCGCTGAGGCCGGACCAGCTCTGGAATCCCGATGCGGTGCTGCGCGTCGAGGACATCCACCATCGTCCCGATACAAAGGATCGTCTCGACAAGGCGGCTGCGACACAACTGGTGTTCGAGGACGCCATGATCCATGTCGTCGATCATCTGCTGCGCGCGACGGCCGCCGATCGGCTGGTGCTGACCGGCGGCGTCGCACTGAACGCGGTCGGCAATATGCGGCTGCTCGAGCATTTCAGTGAAGCATGGTTCGCGGAAGCGCAGCAGCGCAACGCCCGCCTGCGTCTATGGGTGCCGCCAGTGCCCGGCGATCCCGGCGTCACCATCGGCGCCGCCTGGCTGTTCGCGCATCTGGCGGGCGCCCCACGCGGTGCGCCGATGACGCATGCTTTCTATTGCGGCACGCCGCCGTCGCGCGACGACATTGCCGGCGCGCTCGAAGCCGACGACGTCGCCTCGCAACAGATCGGCGATATCTCGACGCCTGAAGGCCGCGAGGCGATCGCGGATTTGATGGCGTTCATGGTCGCGCAGAACGGCGTGATCGCGCTGTATCAGGGTGCGGCCGAAACCGGCCCCCGCGCGCTCGGCCATCGCTCGATCCTCGCCAACCCCTGCGATCCCAAGGCGCGCGAGCGGCTGAACGAGCGCGTCAAATATCGCGAGGCCATTCGCCCGCTGGCGCCGATGGCGACGCTGGAGGCGGCGCAGGAATATTTCGAACTGCTGCCCGGCGCCTCGGATGCCGACTACAACGCCTATAATTACATGGTGCTCACGGCGCATTCGAAGCCGCATGCCCGCGAAAAAATTCCGGCGGTCATTCACGCCGATGGCACCGGCCGCATCCAGATCGTGCGCGACGAAGACGATCCCCTCACCTACGCCTATCTGAAGGCGCTCGGCCGCCACATCGGCGTGGAGCTATCTGTCAATACGTCCTTCAATGTCGCAGGCCCCATCGCCCAGACCCCACAACAGGCGATCGATACGCTGCGCCGTTCCAAGGGGCTCGACGTCGTCATCATGGTCGCCGGCGACGGCACCGTGCACGCGGCCTGGCACGGGGGGACGCGCGACAGCGGAAGGTTCAGAAACTGGCTCGCCGACTGGAAGACATCTGCTTCCAGTCAGCCTGCGCGATAG